In a genomic window of Bradyrhizobium ontarionense:
- the argC gene encoding N-acetyl-gamma-glutamyl-phosphate reductase, translated as MSIRVGIVGISGFGGGEAMRLVASHPSFELIYAAGEGSAGSRLVDRFPGVPAKLAELVIGKWDPLTLPKLDVLFASLPTGASAEALARVPADVKIVDIGGDHRYVEGWAYGLADVWPAEIGGQTRVANPGCFPAATLSALAPLLVNKLIEPGNIVIDVKTGISGAGRGGADSKFGYAESNENLQPYGLLKHVHMPEIATTIERLSGGSAAGLVFTPHLVPMTRGVLATIYCRGRVTTDRCLDAARRFYANRAFVRVTDRPPQTKWATGSNLAFVSYAADPERNLVIAMGVVDNLGKGAAGQAVQNANLICGLPETAGLDGAPVWP; from the coding sequence ATGAGCATTCGCGTCGGCATTGTCGGGATCAGCGGTTTTGGCGGCGGCGAGGCGATGCGCCTGGTCGCGAGCCACCCGTCTTTCGAGCTGATCTACGCCGCGGGCGAGGGCAGCGCCGGCAGCCGCTTGGTGGACCGCTTCCCCGGTGTGCCGGCCAAGCTGGCCGAGCTGGTGATCGGGAAGTGGGACCCTCTGACCCTGCCGAAGCTCGACGTGCTGTTTGCGTCGCTGCCCACGGGCGCCTCGGCCGAGGCGCTGGCGCGCGTGCCTGCGGACGTGAAGATCGTCGACATCGGCGGTGACCACCGCTACGTCGAGGGTTGGGCGTACGGCCTGGCCGACGTCTGGCCAGCCGAGATCGGGGGGCAGACCCGCGTTGCCAATCCCGGCTGCTTCCCCGCGGCGACGCTGAGCGCGCTGGCGCCGCTGCTGGTCAACAAGCTGATCGAGCCCGGCAACATCGTGATCGACGTCAAGACCGGCATCTCCGGTGCCGGCCGGGGCGGCGCCGACAGCAAGTTCGGCTACGCCGAGAGCAACGAGAACCTGCAGCCCTACGGTCTGCTCAAGCACGTCCACATGCCCGAGATCGCCACGACGATCGAGCGGCTGAGTGGCGGCAGCGCGGCCGGGCTGGTGTTCACGCCACACCTGGTGCCGATGACCCGCGGTGTCCTCGCTACCATTTACTGCCGCGGCCGCGTCACGACGGACCGGTGCCTGGACGCGGCCCGGCGCTTCTACGCCAACAGGGCATTCGTCCGCGTGACCGACAGGCCGCCGCAGACCAAATGGGCGACCGGCTCGAACCTCGCGTTCGTCAGTTATGCGGCCGATCCGGAGCGCAATCTGGTGATCGCGATGGGCGTGGTCGACAATCTCGGCAAGGGAGCGGCCGGTCAGGCGGTGCAGAATGCGAACCTGATCTGCGGCCTGCCCGAAACCGCAGGGCTGGACGGCGCACCTGTCTGGCCGTGA
- a CDS encoding acyltransferase family protein: MPSTIIPAPTSERLHALDAVRAFALLLGIVLHAAMSFLPTPVRFWFIEDTHPSQVLGILTFAIHVFRMTTFFLMAGFFARMSFHRRGTAGFVGDRLLRIALPLVAAWPIVFAPMVAVVISASHFAHGGPVPGMAGWPPVLPRFPLAHLWFLYMLIELYAAALLLRLAVTAIDAEGRLRAAADRLFALIMQSRLAPAVLALPIGIALSLDHSWVGFIGVRTPDQSLITNAQAWIGFGSAFGAGWLLHRQIALLRVLQQYWLLNTGVAAGLIVLSFALALAVSLVSARVWAAPLDLTTIRLLGAVAYALAIWTATFAMIGIALRFMAGFSRTRRYLADASYWLYLIHMPIVMALQLAVSQLDWPWPVKFATILLVAIPAMLASYHLLVRDTIVGRLLNGRRARQDKTPRMAAVGPAST; encoded by the coding sequence GTGCCCAGCACCATCATCCCTGCCCCCACCTCCGAACGGCTGCATGCGCTCGATGCGGTCAGAGCCTTCGCCCTGCTGCTCGGCATCGTCCTGCACGCGGCGATGTCGTTCCTGCCCACGCCGGTGCGGTTCTGGTTCATCGAGGACACCCATCCGAGCCAGGTTCTCGGCATCCTCACCTTCGCCATCCACGTGTTCCGGATGACGACCTTCTTCCTGATGGCCGGCTTCTTCGCGCGCATGAGCTTTCACCGTCGCGGCACGGCAGGGTTCGTCGGGGATCGCCTGCTGCGGATCGCGCTACCGCTGGTGGCGGCCTGGCCAATCGTGTTTGCGCCGATGGTCGCCGTGGTGATCTCGGCCAGTCACTTCGCCCATGGCGGGCCGGTGCCCGGCATGGCCGGCTGGCCGCCGGTGCTGCCGCGCTTTCCGTTGGCGCATTTGTGGTTCCTCTACATGTTGATCGAGCTCTACGCCGCGGCGCTGCTGCTGCGCTTGGCCGTGACCGCGATCGACGCCGAGGGCCGGCTGCGCGCGGCCGCCGATCGGCTGTTCGCGCTGATCATGCAGAGCCGACTCGCGCCTGCGGTCCTCGCGCTGCCGATCGGGATCGCACTCAGCCTCGACCATAGCTGGGTCGGCTTCATCGGCGTGCGCACGCCGGACCAGTCGCTGATCACCAACGCCCAGGCCTGGATCGGCTTCGGCTCCGCCTTCGGTGCCGGCTGGCTGCTGCACCGGCAGATCGCACTCCTGCGTGTGCTGCAGCAGTACTGGCTGCTCAACACCGGTGTCGCCGCCGGCCTGATTGTGCTCAGCTTCGCGCTGGCGCTCGCGGTGTCGCTGGTTTCAGCCCGCGTCTGGGCCGCGCCGCTCGACCTCACCACCATCCGGCTCCTCGGCGCCGTCGCCTATGCGCTCGCGATCTGGACGGCGACATTCGCCATGATCGGAATTGCGCTCCGCTTCATGGCGGGCTTCAGCCGCACGCGGCGCTATCTCGCCGACGCGTCCTACTGGCTCTATCTGATCCACATGCCGATCGTCATGGCGCTGCAGCTTGCCGTGTCGCAGCTCGACTGGCCGTGGCCGGTCAAGTTCGCGACCATCCTGTTGGTGGCGATTCCCGCCATGCTGGCGAGCTATCATCTGCTCGTGCGCGACACCATCGTCGGGCGGCTGCTGAACGGCCGGCGCGCCCGTCAGGACAAAACACCTCGCATGGCCGCAGTGGGGCCGGCATCGACCTGA
- a CDS encoding Crp/Fnr family transcriptional regulator → MLSLLTVLENGDAIETANIGREGAFGLFAAMYSRASFNRCIVQLEGHTVRCPIELLQHEFDSSEHVRNLLVSYSETLLSQVQQTVACNAMHSTEERICRWLLMMHDRAEGAVLPYTHEFLSEILGANRKSVTLAAQSMQAAGLISYRRGTIQVLDRPGLEKASCECYAIVKQRFDAFLTPPTTAVRSQLQ, encoded by the coding sequence GTGCTGTCGCTGTTGACCGTGCTGGAGAATGGCGACGCCATCGAGACGGCCAATATCGGTCGCGAAGGCGCCTTCGGCCTGTTCGCCGCGATGTACAGCCGGGCCTCCTTCAACCGTTGCATCGTTCAGCTCGAGGGGCATACCGTCCGGTGTCCGATCGAGCTGCTGCAGCATGAGTTCGACTCCAGCGAACACGTGCGCAATCTTCTCGTCAGCTACTCGGAGACGCTGCTGTCACAGGTTCAGCAGACGGTGGCCTGCAACGCCATGCATTCGACCGAAGAACGCATTTGCCGATGGCTGCTGATGATGCACGACCGGGCCGAAGGGGCGGTGCTTCCGTACACGCATGAATTTCTGTCAGAGATCCTCGGGGCCAATCGCAAGTCCGTGACGCTTGCCGCGCAATCCATGCAGGCGGCCGGCCTGATCAGCTATCGTCGCGGCACCATTCAGGTGCTCGACCGCCCTGGTCTCGAGAAGGCCTCGTGCGAATGCTACGCCATCGTCAAGCAGCGGTTTGATGCGTTTCTGACGCCGCCGACGACGGCGGTGCGCAGTCAGTTGCAATGA
- a CDS encoding AraC family transcriptional regulator, with protein MNGIGLTALDLGLRGAASGLFVMMVLVLLRLRPATPHAILGLVMSAGGAGFAIATAPFIPTTTFWWTLPVLSAQPVVFWLWARAAFDDDFALRPWHGLVWLAVIALGFTASLSWPMWPEVTKVCAKALSGLTLIFALLAMVQTVKTWRDDLVARRRLLRVAVLTLNLGFMAMVAAPALLPLHMAPLGTVANTGGLGSLASALTLCVLAMLASWNLFGANAATALPTPAVVAAGDAGAPHGTEAMAGDRPAVAPLLLRRLDHLMTVERIYRQEGLSIGGLAARLNVPEYRLRQAINEGLGHRNFNAFLNRYRIDEAKAALSDPTQRDVPVLTIAIDAGFQSIGPFNRAFKAATGVTPTEFRRQAPADPRAGAAETASDLRIRQAD; from the coding sequence GTGAACGGCATCGGACTCACGGCGCTCGATCTTGGACTGCGCGGCGCGGCGAGCGGCCTGTTCGTGATGATGGTGCTCGTGCTGCTCCGGCTGCGCCCGGCCACCCCTCACGCCATTCTCGGCCTCGTGATGTCGGCCGGCGGCGCGGGGTTTGCGATCGCCACCGCGCCGTTCATCCCCACGACCACGTTCTGGTGGACGCTGCCGGTGCTCTCCGCGCAGCCGGTCGTGTTCTGGCTGTGGGCGCGCGCCGCCTTTGACGACGATTTCGCGCTCAGGCCCTGGCATGGCCTGGTCTGGCTGGCGGTGATTGCGCTCGGCTTCACGGCATCGCTGAGCTGGCCGATGTGGCCCGAGGTCACCAAGGTCTGCGCCAAGGCCCTGTCGGGCCTCACGCTCATCTTCGCGCTGCTGGCGATGGTGCAGACCGTGAAGACCTGGCGCGACGACCTGGTCGCGCGGCGCCGGCTGCTGCGCGTCGCCGTGCTGACCTTGAACCTCGGCTTCATGGCCATGGTGGCCGCCCCGGCGCTGCTGCCGCTGCACATGGCCCCGCTGGGCACGGTGGCCAATACCGGCGGGCTCGGCAGTCTGGCCAGCGCGCTCACCCTTTGCGTACTGGCGATGCTGGCGAGTTGGAACCTGTTCGGAGCCAACGCGGCCACGGCGCTGCCGACGCCGGCGGTCGTGGCGGCCGGCGACGCGGGCGCGCCGCACGGCACGGAGGCCATGGCCGGCGACCGCCCGGCGGTGGCGCCGCTGCTGCTGCGCCGGCTCGACCATCTCATGACCGTCGAGCGCATCTACCGGCAGGAAGGACTGTCGATCGGAGGTCTCGCGGCCCGGCTCAACGTGCCGGAATATCGGCTGCGGCAGGCGATCAACGAGGGGCTCGGCCATCGCAACTTCAACGCCTTCCTCAACCGCTACCGGATCGATGAGGCCAAGGCCGCGCTGTCCGACCCGACCCAGCGCGACGTGCCGGTGCTGACGATCGCGATCGATGCCGGCTTCCAGTCGATCGGGCCGTTCAATCGCGCCTTCAAGGCGGCGACGGGAGTGACCCCGACCGAATTCCGCCGGCAGGCGCCGGCGGATCCACGAGCCGGGGCGGCAGAGACCGCAAGCGATTTGAGAATTCGGCAAGCCGACTGA
- the trpS gene encoding tryptophan--tRNA ligase encodes MQHSFAPRPVILTGDRTTSPLHLGHYVGSLKNRVALQSTYQQFLLLADAQALTDNAHDPAKVSRNILEIATDYLAVGIDPDLTTICLQSHLPALADLTLLYMNFVTVARLERNPTIKDDIQARGFGRDIPAGFLCYPVAQAADITAFKATVVPVGEDQAPLIEQTNEIVRRINRQAGIDVLREARALIPRVGRLPGVDGKAKMSKSQGNTIPLSATEDQISDAVRRMFTDPLHIRASDPGRVEGNVVFTYLDAFDDDHATVAELKARYVRGGLGDSVVKKRLEDVLQAVVAPIRARRTALARDPSHVLDVVRCGTERARAVTDATLRDVRDALGLFALH; translated from the coding sequence ATGCAGCATTCATTCGCACCCCGCCCCGTCATCCTGACCGGCGACAGAACCACGAGCCCTCTGCACCTCGGCCACTATGTCGGCTCGCTGAAGAACCGCGTGGCGCTGCAGTCGACGTATCAGCAGTTCCTGCTGCTGGCGGATGCGCAGGCGCTGACGGACAATGCGCACGATCCGGCCAAGGTGAGCAGGAATATCCTGGAGATCGCGACGGACTATCTCGCCGTCGGCATCGACCCCGACCTCACCACGATCTGTCTTCAGTCACATCTGCCGGCGCTGGCCGATCTCACCTTGCTCTACATGAACTTCGTCACGGTGGCGCGGCTCGAACGCAACCCGACCATCAAGGACGATATCCAGGCGCGCGGCTTCGGCCGCGACATTCCGGCCGGCTTCCTTTGCTACCCCGTGGCCCAGGCCGCGGACATCACGGCGTTCAAGGCGACCGTCGTTCCGGTCGGAGAGGATCAAGCGCCGCTGATCGAGCAGACCAACGAGATCGTCCGCCGCATCAACCGCCAGGCGGGCATCGACGTGCTGCGAGAGGCTCGCGCGCTGATCCCCCGTGTTGGACGCCTGCCCGGTGTCGACGGCAAAGCCAAGATGAGCAAATCGCAGGGCAACACGATTCCGCTCTCCGCCACGGAGGATCAGATCAGCGATGCCGTCCGGCGCATGTTCACCGATCCGCTGCACATCCGCGCCTCCGATCCGGGTCGTGTCGAAGGCAATGTGGTGTTCACCTATCTCGATGCGTTCGACGATGATCATGCGACGGTCGCGGAATTGAAGGCCCGTTATGTCCGTGGCGGGCTCGGCGACAGCGTCGTGAAAAAACGCCTGGAAGACGTGCTGCAGGCCGTTGTTGCGCCGATCCGCGCGCGGCGGACGGCCCTCGCACGCGATCCGAGCCATGTTCTTGACGTCGTCAGGTGCGGCACCGAGCGGGCGCGCGCCGTCACCGATGCGACCCTGCGCGATGTTCGCGATGCGCTGGGTCTGTTCGCGCTGCACTAG
- a CDS encoding sensor histidine kinase, with the protein MLTREMGHRVKNSLASVVAMLRIQAFGTHSTDAKRALEEAGSRVAAIAQVHDHLSQASQIGLIDVDVFLNDFCSRLQRVAGTNVLRCDADPIRLSADHAVPLGLLINELVSNAMKHAYPGRSGPIDISARDIDGCLHLSVSDQGVGLPDGFDIDQPRASLGFRMIKGMVQQLRGHLTVGSNKPTGTRVLFELPLLPSADGVAPAVALVTADRRALEVAR; encoded by the coding sequence ATGCTGACGCGCGAAATGGGCCACCGCGTCAAGAACAGCCTCGCCTCGGTCGTGGCCATGCTCCGCATCCAGGCGTTCGGGACGCATTCGACTGACGCCAAGCGCGCCCTCGAAGAGGCAGGATCACGCGTGGCGGCCATTGCCCAGGTCCATGATCACCTCTCGCAGGCGTCGCAGATCGGCTTGATCGACGTTGACGTCTTCCTCAATGACTTCTGCAGCCGGCTGCAACGCGTCGCGGGAACGAATGTGCTGCGCTGCGATGCCGACCCGATACGGCTTTCGGCCGATCATGCCGTTCCTCTCGGCCTCCTGATCAATGAGCTGGTCAGCAACGCCATGAAACATGCCTACCCCGGCCGCAGCGGACCGATCGACATCTCCGCCCGTGACATCGACGGTTGCCTGCACCTCAGCGTGTCCGATCAGGGTGTCGGTCTGCCGGACGGTTTCGACATCGATCAGCCGCGCGCAAGCCTGGGTTTCCGGATGATCAAGGGCATGGTCCAGCAGCTCCGCGGCCATCTCACGGTCGGCTCCAACAAGCCCACCGGCACGCGTGTCCTGTTCGAACTGCCGCTGCTGCCCAGCGCGGATGGGGTTGCTCCGGCGGTGGCACTCGTCACAGCAGACCGCCGGGCGCTGGAGGTGGCTCGGTGA
- the hydA gene encoding dihydropyrimidinase, with translation MSLFIRGGTVVNHDHSRRADVLIQGESILAVGTTIEPPLSADIIDADGCYVMPGGIDPHTHLELPFMGTVSADDFEWGTKAGLTGGTTMVVDFCIPDPGQSMLAAYQDWRRKSEKAAADYGFHMAVTSWSKQVFDEMETVVKTYGINTFKHFMAYKGALMVDDDELYNSFARCAQLGAMPLVHAENGDVVARMQEAMLARGIDGPEGHAFSRPPEVEGEATSRAIMIADMTGAPLYVVHTSCRQSHEAIARARAAGQRVHGEPLIQHLLLDAGEYRSDDWDHAAACVMSPPFRDKSHQDSLWAGLQSGSLQVVATDHCSFTRAQKRLGRGDFRKIPNGTGGLEDRMPLLWTAGVGTGRLTREEFVAVTSANIARILNVFPRKGAVMAGSDADLVVWDPAASKTIQASRQVSRIEYNVFEGFSCTGGPAVTVSRGRIAWRDGELRAEAGDGRYVERPAFPPVHVANSTWKAITAPRAVARDMVTP, from the coding sequence ATGTCTCTGTTCATCCGCGGCGGCACTGTGGTGAACCACGATCATTCGCGGCGCGCCGACGTGCTGATCCAGGGCGAGAGCATCCTCGCCGTGGGCACCACGATCGAGCCGCCGCTGTCGGCTGACATCATCGACGCCGACGGCTGCTACGTGATGCCGGGCGGCATCGACCCGCACACCCATCTCGAGCTGCCCTTCATGGGCACCGTCTCGGCCGACGATTTCGAATGGGGCACCAAGGCGGGGCTCACCGGCGGCACCACGATGGTGGTGGATTTCTGCATCCCCGATCCCGGCCAGTCGATGCTCGCGGCCTATCAGGACTGGCGCCGCAAGTCGGAGAAGGCCGCCGCCGACTACGGCTTCCACATGGCCGTCACCTCCTGGTCGAAGCAGGTGTTCGACGAGATGGAGACCGTCGTCAAGACCTACGGCATCAACACCTTCAAGCACTTCATGGCCTACAAGGGCGCGCTGATGGTGGACGACGACGAGCTCTACAACTCGTTCGCGCGCTGCGCCCAGCTCGGCGCGATGCCGCTGGTCCATGCCGAGAACGGCGACGTGGTCGCGCGCATGCAGGAGGCGATGCTGGCGCGCGGCATCGACGGCCCGGAAGGCCACGCCTTCTCGCGGCCGCCGGAGGTCGAGGGCGAGGCGACCAGCCGCGCGATCATGATCGCCGACATGACCGGCGCGCCGCTCTATGTCGTGCACACCAGCTGCCGCCAGTCCCATGAGGCGATCGCGCGCGCCCGCGCCGCCGGCCAGCGCGTCCATGGCGAGCCGCTGATCCAGCATCTCTTGCTCGATGCCGGCGAATATCGCTCTGATGACTGGGACCATGCCGCGGCCTGCGTGATGTCGCCGCCATTCCGCGACAAGTCACACCAGGATAGCCTGTGGGCCGGACTGCAATCCGGCTCGCTGCAGGTGGTCGCGACCGATCATTGCTCTTTCACGCGGGCGCAGAAGCGGCTCGGCCGCGGCGACTTCCGCAAGATCCCGAACGGCACCGGCGGGCTTGAAGACCGCATGCCGCTGCTGTGGACCGCGGGCGTCGGCACGGGACGCCTGACCAGGGAGGAATTCGTCGCGGTCACCTCGGCCAACATCGCGCGCATCCTCAACGTCTTCCCGCGCAAGGGCGCCGTGATGGCCGGCTCCGACGCCGATCTCGTGGTGTGGGACCCGGCCGCGTCCAAGACCATCCAGGCGAGCCGGCAAGTGAGCCGCATCGAGTACAACGTGTTCGAGGGCTTCAGCTGCACGGGCGGGCCTGCGGTGACGGTGTCGCGCGGCCGCATCGCCTGGCGCGACGGCGAGCTGCGCGCCGAGGCCGGTGACGGCCGCTATGTCGAGCGGCCTGCGTTTCCGCCGGTGCACGTCGCCAATTCAACCTGGAAGGCGATCACCGCGCCGCGCGCCGTCGCGCGCGACATGGTCACGCCGTAA
- a CDS encoding Crp/Fnr family transcriptional regulator, producing the protein MAKQLIVKPPTVVKPPTKATRAFDPAVFLKTEGPGRTIGRYRKDQQIFSQGGTADVLFYIITGTVKIVVHSEQGKEAVIALLGQDDFFGEGCLAGQSHRLSAASAITESEILRVTKSAAMSALREQPTFSEMFVSHILARTIRVEADLIDQLFNSSEKRLARALLLLANFGNDGKPQRVIAKVSQEMLADMIGTTRSRVSHFMNKFRKLGFIDYNGHLEINSSLLNVVLHDRPHIAGDKSVDGKGPLKSL; encoded by the coding sequence ATGGCGAAGCAACTCATCGTAAAGCCGCCGACGGTCGTGAAGCCACCGACAAAGGCCACGCGGGCTTTCGATCCGGCGGTTTTCCTGAAAACCGAGGGCCCGGGCCGGACGATTGGGAGATATCGAAAGGACCAGCAGATCTTTTCACAGGGCGGCACGGCGGATGTGCTGTTCTATATCATCACGGGCACGGTCAAGATCGTGGTCCATTCCGAGCAGGGCAAGGAGGCGGTCATCGCGCTGCTCGGGCAGGACGACTTTTTCGGCGAGGGGTGCCTGGCCGGCCAGTCTCACCGGCTGTCGGCAGCGTCGGCTATCACCGAAAGCGAAATCCTGCGGGTCACCAAATCGGCGGCGATGAGCGCCCTGCGTGAGCAGCCTACGTTTTCCGAGATGTTCGTTTCGCATATCCTCGCCCGCACGATCCGCGTCGAGGCCGACCTCATCGATCAGCTGTTCAATTCGAGCGAGAAGCGGCTCGCGCGGGCCCTGCTGCTCCTGGCCAATTTCGGTAACGACGGCAAACCGCAGAGGGTCATCGCCAAGGTCAGCCAGGAGATGCTGGCGGACATGATCGGCACGACCCGCTCGCGCGTCAGTCATTTCATGAACAAGTTCCGCAAATTGGGGTTCATCGACTACAACGGCCACCTGGAGATCAACAGCTCGCTGCTGAACGTCGTCCTGCACGATCGACCGCATATTGCAGGCGACAAGTCGGTCGATGGCAAAGGTCCGCTCAAGAGCTTATGA